In Phacochoerus africanus isolate WHEZ1 chromosome 1, ROS_Pafr_v1, whole genome shotgun sequence, the following are encoded in one genomic region:
- the LOC125125387 gene encoding small integral membrane protein 4 — protein MFSRAQVRRVLQRVPGKQRLGVYRFLPFFFVLGGTMEWIMIKVRVGQETFYDVYRRKASERQYQRRLEDASETELQQSIK, from the exons ATGTTTTCCAGGGCCCAGGTGAGGCGGGTTCTGCAGCGGGTACCCGGGAAGCAGCGACTCGGCGTCTACAGGTTCCTGCCCTTCTTTTTTGTCCTGGGAGGAACGATGGAGTGGATCATGATTAAAGTGCGCGTGGGCCAGGAGACCTTCT ACGATGTCTACCGTAGAAAAGCCTCAGAAAGACAGTATCAGAGAAGGCTGGAAGATGCATCAGAAACTGAACTTCAGCAGTCAATAAAGTGA